DNA sequence from the Denticeps clupeoides unplaced genomic scaffold, fDenClu1.1, whole genome shotgun sequence genome:
AGTCAGCCATAACATTGAAACCTGTGTCAGGGCAGGTGAATGATGTGTAGTTTTGTGTATTAGGCAGCAAGTAGAGGTTTTGGAAGCAGGAAAAATTACAATTATAAGAATCTAAGTGACTTTAACACTATGACTATTTTGCCTGCATGCAATGGCCACAGTAAGAGGTTGATGTGGAGAACGACCTCATTCATTTCTAATAAGAAAACGTACAGCCGAAAATTAGGACGAGCAATGGTTTTTGGTTGTGCTTCTAGCCTGAGCACAAGAGCCACAAGGCAGTTGAGAGAATCCTCTCCTTTATACCCATTTCCTATTTTAAGCACACTTATTTCTATCTTCCATTATGTTTTTCCAAACCGTACATGGTGTCTGCTATTTTCTCCTTTCTCTACCAGTTCCTGCATGCAAATATAGCTTTATGGTGTTTAATGTGTCCAAACATGAGGTGCCTTAAAATAGTACCTGCATCAGGTTATGTGTGCCGAACGCGTATGTGAGTTCAAAGTATTCCATAAGGTCTAACAAGGACCTATTACAACACAATGACAGAATGaaagtgtcagaacacacagtgcatcacaattTGCTGTGAATGGGACTGTGTAGCTGCAGACAGGTAAGAGAGGTCATTGTGACATCCCATCTCATGATGGGCCTGTGAGTACAAGAATTCTGTAAAAATGCCCTAATTTACAAGGCTCTGCTGCTAATGATACCAGAGAGTGCAGCACACCTCATGTGTCTAGACTGGTTTTGGCAACATGAAGGGACTTTAGACAGATGGGTTCAATGTTGTGGAAGATATGTGTAGCATTATACTCATAATAGTTAAACGGTTTGACACCACagtctttctttttcaaaatcttttttcattttccttcactcatgttaatggtCATatcatgaagctgcttatgaCAATATTGTGCAAAGAATCTtatttttgctgaaaaaaacaaaatatgtttCTGATATTAGATTTCTCAATAGCTTTGATCATAGCCTCTATAGTGTAGGTGTGTAACTTTAACACTTGACCCTAGGACTGAGGATGAGCAGAATGAACTCATGGCCAGTTTCTGTGAATCTGCAGGTACCCATTTCCTGTTTGATGTCCTTCCTGTCTGCGCTAGAGCAGGGTTACAGCAAGTACAACAACCCGTAccactcccacacacacgctgcagACGTCACGCAGACTGTACACTGCCTACTGCTGCGTACAGGACTTGTGGTATGGGCCTAaattttcacttcacatcaACATGCaacctttttgcttttttggaCATTGCACAGTTTGCTAGAAGTTGGTTAAATGTTCATTCGTTTTCTAGCATTGGCTTAGCGAGCTGGAAGTATTTGCTTGCCTGTTTGCTGCAGCCATTCATGACTATGAACACATGGGAACCACCAACAActtccacatacacacaaggtAAGGTACGAGGGCATTTCATAAACCTTAAGATGAGCACTCTTCACTCATTTCCTGCTTCGTGGGTATAAATCCGTCAAATGGCCACATCAGATGCCTGACAAAATCCAGCCATCAATCAGACTTATAATTTGCCACCATGACTGAATGTACAGGATTCTCACTCATGGCATCATTCACAAAAGATGGATTTGGCCGTGTGATTCAAATTGCATTAGGAATTTACATACAGCTTAACAAGATGACACCGAGGATTTAATACCTTTATTAGTGTCTGACTGAGAGGATCATCTATAATACCTCTACTGATAAACGTCTGGGTTTACAACTGCAgacaaaagtggttattgcagtcaagatgaaaaaaaaacatgttaaaggTGCAGTAACtatgttttattacaacaatGAAGTGAGCGTTTTCAGATCGAAACTTTTCTATCAGAGTTTAGAGCAGCAGGAGGGTGTGGGCATTCCGGAATAGGCCTTTGATCTTCCTGCAGAACATCTGTTTAATAGAACAACAGCTTTTTATTATATACCAAGGTCTTACCACAGCCCTTCGGGGATGCATGCcgatgcactttttttttcaagagcCAATGAAGACCTTGCATTTCAGTTATCTCAACAGTAACGCAATCGGCCCAAATACTTCAGTGTCTAATGCTGCTTAAGCAAACATGGTCCTTACTGGGCACATCTTATTTttggatagattttttttccacagtcacAACAGAGGCCTGTCTTTGGGCTGTCTGATTGTATTTTAGGAAAAATACCAATTCTCCAAGGAGATCATTTCaaggcggcgggggggggggggggttctaacatttaattaacataCAGAACTCCAGAAATAAGCATGCACGCCACAACAGAGGAACAAGAGCAGACCCTCAAGAGACACGTGAGGGAGTCTCTCGCCAGCATGAATATTAAACCTTTTATAAATGTACAGTTTCTGCATGCTATTgcagaaatgtcttttttttttttgagcactCTGATTTGAAAAATTGCATCCAATTACATTCCCTCTCACCGTTAATTTGCACACCCCCTTTCCAGTCGTGGTCCCCACATCTGTGGGCgctaaacattttattaagaaaaaactATCTTTATGCCAGCATTCAGTGACAGCTGATCAGTGACAGCATCCTTTCTACCACACATTGGCAAACGTTCCCAATCACTTAAAAACAGTGCTACTCTCCATGGTCTCTATGGCAACCTCTGTCAAAGGTTGACTAGATTTTGATTGGAAAGGCATCTGCGGGTTTTTGGGACACcaaggcagacagagagaaaaggggATCTGGAAGAAATGGATGAAAGTGCATTTTTCCATACAATGTCCAAGTATATGAAGACATAATCACCATTCCCATGATTAGAATGTTATAATTAAGAGACATAATGGTAACTTTATCTTGGTTTGCTCCAAACCACCGAGTTATTTAAGGCACACAATTATAGTTTGGCTTCTaattaatgaatggaataaTTATTGTGGGGGAATTTTCACCCATGATTAATatttgaatgaataaattattaatgacctgaatgcatttatttccattAGCAATTTTGCTAATTGCTATATGGAGCATGATAAAGTCGGGAAGGAAATTTCTTTTTAACCCCGTAGCATGTGAGGAGATTCAGCCATGTGTAATTAATTTACTGTAACATTtcataatcaataaaaatgttcaaagcaTTGAGTAAATGGCCATTAGGCGGCAATGATGGCTGGTAGCGAGGTCAGGAATGCACGTTGTAAACATAAACTAATGGAACATGAAATGATTTACTATGATCAAGCAGTGGAAAGGAATAAAATGTCAATCTCTTTCATTCCACTTTTGCAGTGCATTAACACTATTGTTCAGGAGAACCTGGTGATGCAGTAATATAATTTctgcttcataaaaaaatatttaaccaaTGTACTCATTGAGGTAGGCCAGAATGTTCAGTATGACATAAATGTTGTGTTCCTTGTCAGAAAAAGGatgctgaaatgttttaatatctAAACATGCAGTACTGCAATGatgattaaagaaaaaaaaaaatactatgctGTATTCGCTGACATAACTGCTATGACTGTAACGTATCCCTGGATGCTGCTTCAAAGCAGGCTCAGCACAAGGCAGAGACAACTCAGCGTTTCATGGGGATCGGTAAGCAGCATTTGAATTGGGTCCCCTGCACCAGCTAAACCCTACAACCTACCTTGACATGGCCAATATTAACTCTATATTTTCCACGCATGATCATTTCTGCATTGTTCGAGGGCTACTCGACTAGGgcaccaacaacaaaaaacaaatcattacAATTATTTGGgtcaatttttttaatagtggatttttaaatgcaaatgtcaaAATATTATTCCTAGCCAAATACATTAGACCTGATGAATGTTCATAAATCAGGAAGAAGTGTAGTTTTAGATATTAACTATAAATTGCAGCATGCAAGATCAGTGTAGATGATGGTTACCAACGTTCAGCTTTTACAGCGTAAatgattattctttttttattttatgttactGCTGGATGtataaaatagtgcaaaatgGCTAGGACAAATTATCCATATAAGTATGCCTACAACAAAAATTGAGTTGAAGTTCTGTCTTTCCCTGCTGCAGGTCTGAGTTAGCCATGATCTACAACGACCGCTCCGTCCAGGAGAGCCACCACCTCAGCGCCACCTTTCGTCTGCTGCAGGATGACCAGATGAACATCTTCACCAACCTGTCACGCGAGGAGTGGATGTACGCACATCGAATGCCAATATTCTCGGGGTGGTTCTCACAACgtatacaaaaatatgatcTAATTTGTCTGATTCAATATGAATATTCTTGATCattgaaaaaacattaaagatgtgtgtgtataaccccatatcaaaaataataatctgcaGCATAGCACAAGGAAGGTTCAATGGCAAAAATATCATGATTGTGACTAACCTTGTCTCAAGTGCTTGTGAATTTAAAGCGAAAGAGAACTTGTTGCAGTACAGTAATGAGGGATataaacattttcaatatttaattttgttaGAACACcatataaatcaataaatggAATTACTACAATGGTAAACATAATGCAGCTCCATTTAATTCCTTTATAAAAAATCAATATCATTTTTTCTTCACTACAGAATCATTTGTGAGAATCATCTCTTTACGTAACTAAACCTTGACTTGCAAAACTGTAACATCTTAATGCTTGAGGTTGTGAAACATTTGTCATGATctaatatttgtatgtgtgtgtgacagagagctCCGTGCCCTGGTCATAGAGATGGTGCTGGCTACAGACATGTCCTCTCACCTCATTCAGGTCAAGGGAATGAAGTCCAGTCTACAGCAGCAGGAGAGGTatttctttattacattttttgacTTATGTGTGACATGCAGTTAGATGTATACACGTAACCCAAGGCTACAGCTACCTttgtaatgtatttatacaattaaaatgAGGTGGAATAACCTGTCTGTAGCCCCAAAGTCACTTCCTGCTGACAGCACATTGCAGCACAGCCAGGATATAAATAAAGCCTGGAAGTTAAAAATATTGCTggacatgtaaatgtgtctattatgcaaatgtttacaaaaatgtatattcaaCAGAGTAGACAAGCCCAAAGCTCTTTCCCTGCTCCTGCACACTGCTGATATCAGCCACCCCTCAAAGCCCTGGGTGCTTCACTCCCGCTGGACCGAAGCCCTGATGGAGGAGTTCTTCAGACAGGTACTGTCACTGAGCTTTCATCAGCCAAATCCCCCTCAGCTTATCCATCTTTACAGAGCACCCTCTGTATTGTATTATATAGACAGCTCAACTGCACACAATATCAACTGCAACGCCTTCTGAGTGCCATATACGCATAAATATTTCAGACGAAGCAGCAATAACGTTTCTCGTTTTAAAAGTGACTGTCTTTGCTGCAGGGTGACAAGGAGGAAGAACTGGGTCTGCCATTCTCCCCTTTGTGTGATCGAAAGACCACGCTGGTTGCCCAGTCTCAAATTGGTAATTATTATCAACCTTCCTAAAACCTTTCATTTACACATGggctacaattttttttttttttattaagtgtcTCGATTCAATGTCAATCTGCTCTGCATCTGAACTGCACACGCTCAGTGTGATGAAACGCTGCCATTGTCATTGCATGGCCAGACATGGCTGCTGAGCTCATCGCTCCCTCGTCTTTACTGGCGTGACAGCTAACGAGGGGGGTGAAGATCCTCCTCAGAGGATGAAAGGGCGCACTCGTGGGCATGTGCACATGcctacattttcagcattttactaTCCAGCACATGAGCCTGACCGTGGCAATAATGCAATTACTGGATGCACGTGATTTAGAAGAGGAGGGGGGTGACTGAAAGGATATAAATTGCATCATTCTTCCGAGAGGACTTTGCTGCAGCGTATTTgcttcacacaaaacacaagacaattaTCCCCCAGTTTCATAAGTGAGACAGATACTGGGCTTCTAAATCAAACAAATGAACCCAAACCATCAGAGAGTCTCTCAGGGAGATCTGTGCCTATATTTCCCCCATATCTGTCTTTCTTATTTCTCTACAGACCACAGTGCAGCCTGATAAAAGTTCAGCTGAAGGGACAAATCATCTACGCAGATTTATTTTGCATCATAAAACATTCACAGTGCAAAAAATTGTCACACTGAGCAATAAAACAAGATTAATATTGCCTTCAAATGCATAAAAGTCAGTCAAAGCCCAGTCTTCAGGGAGTTTTCTTGaatgtgtaaaaatgtcattGCATCTTGAAAGGTTCACattgatttttaataataacaggTTTCCAATTCCGCATGGACATCATCTTATGCCATATAAAGAAATGTTgaccttttgttttctttcatgtttAAATTGTTAGTTTTAGTTGCAGGAACTTACTTTGGATGTCTAAATGTCAAAGCCTGGAGAGCTTTTGAGGAAATACTTTAGTAAACAATttgtaacaattttttttaatcatttttacttttgaGAAGTCACTTGGATAAATAggttcagagagaaaaagatataaaataatgaattcatATAATTGTAAATTTTAGAAATTTAGAGATCTCCATACTGCGCCCAATGTTATCATGTCCACTCAGGTTTCATTGACTTCATTGTGGACCCGACCTTCTCCTTGCTAAATGACATGGCTGAGAAGATCGTCATCCCTTTGGTGCAGGAGAACCCAGGACCTCCAGACCCCTGCAACAGGCACAGGTTCTTGCAGCAAATTACATCGCATAATAATTGCAGACTTAATGTCTGTAGCAGCCGGTGGGCACCAGACGTCCACTAGCCTAGAGAAACCAATTTATCTTCAGATGAAAAATAACCTGAGAAATGAATTGAATCTAAAAAAATTGCTGCAAAGCCTGAAATGGATTAATCGATATTTACTTTGTTGACCGGTAGCGTTTGTTTCAGTA
Encoded proteins:
- the LOC114772872 gene encoding calcium/calmodulin-dependent 3',5'-cyclic nucleotide phosphodiesterase 1B-like isoform X1, translating into MAPVHCRDLSPESKMDRWSSTIALLRCMVRQLEEKDVDFEELKKNLDDTASLLEAVYIDGTRHNLEVEDDLQQLRSDAVPSEVRDWLASTFTQRTRRPSRRSDEKPKFRSIVHAVQAGIFVERMFRKAYTVAMPDQPAEVVRCLKDVDRWNFDIFALDAASSDHALQTLFIELIIRYDLNSRFKVPISCLMSFLSALEQGYSKYNNPYHSHTHAADVTQTVHCLLLRTGLVHWLSELEVFACLFAAAIHDYEHMGTTNNFHIHTRSELAMIYNDRSVQESHHLSATFRLLQDDQMNIFTNLSREEWIELRALVIEMVLATDMSSHLIQVKGMKSSLQQQERVDKPKALSLLLHTADISHPSKPWVLHSRWTEALMEEFFRQGDKEEELGLPFSPLCDRKTTLVAQSQIGFIDFIVDPTFSLLNDMAEKIVIPLVQENPGPPDPCNRHSSVWKESSRGLQWSLAHVTSELVTFRSTWTRHTEDNKFKWKERACELSFPEGHSPSSDDPSEEKTPRSSL
- the LOC114772872 gene encoding calcium/calmodulin-dependent 3',5'-cyclic nucleotide phosphodiesterase 1B-like isoform X2 — encoded protein: MAELVKVRKKHLQTPISRLRCMVRQLEEKDVDFEELKKNLDDTASLLEAVYIDGTRHNLEVEDDLQQLRSDAVPSEVRDWLASTFTQRTRRPSRRSDEKPKFRSIVHAVQAGIFVERMFRKAYTVAMPDQPAEVVRCLKDVDRWNFDIFALDAASSDHALQTLFIELIIRYDLNSRFKVPISCLMSFLSALEQGYSKYNNPYHSHTHAADVTQTVHCLLLRTGLVHWLSELEVFACLFAAAIHDYEHMGTTNNFHIHTRSELAMIYNDRSVQESHHLSATFRLLQDDQMNIFTNLSREEWIELRALVIEMVLATDMSSHLIQVKGMKSSLQQQERVDKPKALSLLLHTADISHPSKPWVLHSRWTEALMEEFFRQGDKEEELGLPFSPLCDRKTTLVAQSQIGFIDFIVDPTFSLLNDMAEKIVIPLVQENPGPPDPCNRHSSVWKESSRGLQWSLAHVTSELVTFRSTWTRHTEDNKFKWKERACELSFPEGHSPSSDDPSEEKTPRSSL